In Solea senegalensis isolate Sse05_10M linkage group LG6, IFAPA_SoseM_1, whole genome shotgun sequence, one genomic interval encodes:
- the LOC122770749 gene encoding polycomb complex protein BMI-1-like yields the protein MEKMQPNRIKVTDLNPHLTCPLCAGYLIDATTIVECLHSFCKTCIVAFLETNKFCPRCDVQVHKTCPQLSIKADKTLQDIVYKLVPGLFKDEMKRRRDFYAENRELEPGEVVETFNIAEDEIISLSIQFYERNKNNDKQRSEVEGDKANGKRFLQCPAAMSVMHLAKFLRSKMDIPNNYRVEVLYGDEPLKDYYTLMDIAYFYEWRRTGPIPLQYLVKPTRKRRRPSQSAAQGHSDGVNTSPTSESDSQSDKVHSPAAAAPPPPRPSSQTIPVSHNPSPAIQSSNGTTVPNNNNNNNSSNNSNNSNNNTQRHTLTSKQGAGTRKVTVNGTSSGTGKEEARGGNKSGLPPAT from the exons ATGGAGAAAATGCAGCCCAACCGGATAAAAGTCACAGATCTGAACCCACACCTCACGTGTCCACTGTGCGCCGGCTACTTAATCGACGCGACAACCATCGTCGAGTGCCTGCACTCCT TTTGTAAAACCTGCATCGTTGCCTTCCTGGAGACAAATAAGTTCTGTCCTCGATGTGACGTCCAAGTCCACAAGACGTGTCCACAGCTCAGCATCAA AGCGGACAAAACTCTACAAGACATTGTTTATAAGCTTGTTCCAGGTTTATTCAAAG ATGAGATGAAACGGAGGCGAGACTTTTACGCAGAGAACCGTGAGCTGGAACCAGGAGAAGTCGTGGAGACGTTTAACATCGCAGAAGATGAAATCATCAGTCTGTCCATACAGTTCTACGAGAGGAACAA AAACAATGACAAGCAGCGCTCAGAAGTGGAAGGAGACAAG gCCAACGGGAAACGTTTCCTGCAGTGTCCGGCAGCCATGTCTGTCATGCACTTAGCAAAGTTTCTCCGGAGCAAGATGGATATTCCCAACAACTACAGG GTGGAGGTGTTGTACGGAGACGAGCCCTTGAAGGATTACTACACACTGATGGACATCGCCTACTTCTACGAGTGGAGACGA ACTGGACCCATCCCCTTGCAGTATCTGGTCAAACCCACCCGGAAGCGCAGGAGGCCGTCCCAGTCTGCTGCTCAGGGTCACTCTGACGGCGTCAACACCAGCCCGACGTCGGAGAGCGACTCCCAGAGCGACAAAGTCCACAGTCCGGCGGCGGCGGCGCCACCACCGCCCCGACCCTCCTCACAGACCATCCCCGTCTCCCACAATCCGTCTCCTGCCATCCAAAGCTCCAACGGCACCACTGtgcccaacaacaacaacaacaacaacagcagcaacaacagcaacaacagcaacaacaacactcagCGACACACGCTCACCTCCAAACAGGGCGCAGGTACTCGCAAGGTGACTGTCAACGGCACAAGCTCTGGAACGGGCAAAGAGGAGGCGAGGGGAGGCAACAAAAGTGGTTTGCCCCCGGCAACCTaa